The proteins below are encoded in one region of Ferruginibacter lapsinanis:
- a CDS encoding glycosyltransferase family 2 protein, with protein MSKKYSIILPVKNGGEYVKICVDSILKQTYRDFNLIILDNNSNDGSLEWLQALADERVVIYTSAQSLSMEENWGRIVAVPKNEFITIIGHDDLLHPGYLETMDALIAKHPQASLYQAHFKFIDAQGALVRHCQPMAEMQNADEFLTCQINRTLDSTGTGYMMRSSDYDALGGISTMYPNLIFADYELWMKLTMKSYKATAAAEVFSYRLHNSVSKLTNGEEYVQAFGRYMLFLAESRKKNKAIATTLDLYGRKMLLYLCQAMSHRLLKTSRQKRKTTVGDFIASCRVYASILIPGQSFSPLLAPGILAARILDNTIGLKLFALYKKTL; from the coding sequence GTGAGTAAAAAATATAGTATCATATTACCTGTAAAGAATGGAGGAGAGTATGTTAAAATATGTGTTGATAGTATATTGAAACAAACTTATCGGGATTTTAATTTAATTATTTTAGATAATAACAGTAACGACGGATCACTTGAATGGTTACAGGCATTAGCTGATGAAAGGGTCGTTATTTATACTTCGGCACAGTCGTTGAGTATGGAAGAGAATTGGGGAAGAATAGTTGCTGTTCCTAAAAATGAATTTATCACTATCATCGGTCACGATGACCTGCTGCATCCTGGTTATCTCGAAACAATGGATGCGTTAATTGCAAAACACCCCCAGGCTTCACTTTATCAGGCACACTTTAAATTTATTGACGCACAAGGTGCTTTGGTCAGACATTGTCAACCTATGGCAGAGATGCAAAATGCAGATGAATTTTTGACCTGCCAGATTAATCGAACACTGGACAGCACAGGGACAGGTTATATGATGCGAAGCAGTGATTATGATGCTTTGGGAGGGATTTCAACAATGTATCCAAACCTCATTTTTGCAGATTATGAATTGTGGATGAAACTGACCATGAAAAGCTATAAGGCTACAGCTGCTGCAGAAGTTTTTTCTTACAGGCTTCATAACAGTGTTTCTAAATTAACTAACGGAGAGGAATATGTGCAGGCTTTTGGCAGGTATATGCTTTTTTTAGCAGAATCGAGAAAGAAAAATAAAGCAATTGCAACAACGCTTGATCTGTACGGCAGAAAAATGTTACTTTATCTTTGCCAGGCAATGTCACATAGGTTATTAAAAACATCCCGGCAAAAAAGAAAAACAACTGTTGGAGATTTTATTGCTTCTTGCAGGGTATATGCGTCAATACTTATTCCAGGGCAATCATTTAGTCCTTTGCTGGCCCCCGGAATTTTAGCAGCCCGGATATTAGATAATACAATAGGGTTGAAACTATTTGCTTTATATAAAAAAACGCTCTGA
- the gmd gene encoding GDP-mannose 4,6-dehydratase: MKTALITGITGQDGSYLAELLLEKGYTVHGVKRRASSFNTQRIDHIYHDLHEGNVRFKMHYGDLTDSTNIIRIIQEIQPDEIYNLGAMSHVKVSFDSPEYVANVDGIGTLRILEAVRILGLTKKTKIYQASTSELYGKVQEVPQSEKTPFYPRSPYGAAKIYGYWITVNYREAYDMFACNGILFNHESPRRGETFVTRKITMAAARIAKGTQDCLYLGNLNSQRDWGHAKDYVEAMWRILQQDTPEDYVIATGKTTYVRDFVRMAFAECGIELEFTGSNENEVGKVAKCSNPAYQLPIGKEIVKVDPQYYRPTEVDLLIGDPTKANTKLNWTPKYDLPMLVKEMMEVELMGQKKNNPY; the protein is encoded by the coding sequence ATGAAAACAGCTTTAATTACGGGTATTACGGGGCAAGATGGTTCCTACTTAGCTGAATTACTTTTAGAAAAAGGCTATACAGTACATGGTGTTAAAAGAAGAGCATCTTCATTCAATACACAAAGAATTGATCATATTTATCATGATCTTCATGAAGGAAATGTTCGTTTTAAAATGCATTATGGTGATTTGACCGACAGTACAAATATAATCAGGATCATACAAGAGATACAGCCTGATGAAATTTATAACTTAGGAGCCATGTCGCATGTTAAAGTGAGTTTTGATTCTCCGGAATATGTGGCTAACGTAGATGGAATAGGTACCTTGAGAATTTTAGAGGCTGTTCGTATCTTGGGGCTCACTAAAAAAACGAAAATTTACCAGGCATCTACTTCCGAATTGTATGGTAAAGTACAAGAGGTTCCTCAATCTGAAAAAACTCCTTTCTATCCGAGATCACCATACGGAGCTGCAAAAATTTATGGATACTGGATTACAGTTAACTATAGAGAAGCTTATGATATGTTTGCTTGTAATGGCATTTTGTTCAACCACGAATCTCCAAGAAGAGGTGAAACTTTTGTAACAAGAAAGATCACAATGGCTGCAGCCAGAATTGCCAAGGGGACACAAGATTGTTTATACCTGGGTAATCTGAACTCTCAAAGAGATTGGGGCCATGCAAAAGATTATGTTGAAGCAATGTGGAGGATCCTGCAACAAGACACTCCTGAAGACTACGTGATCGCAACAGGTAAAACTACTTATGTAAGAGATTTTGTTCGTATGGCATTTGCTGAATGTGGTATTGAATTGGAATTTACCGGTTCAAATGAAAATGAAGTAGGTAAAGTAGCTAAATGTTCCAATCCTGCATATCAATTACCAATTGGCAAAGAAATAGTGAAAGTTGATCCGCAATATTATAGACCAACAGAAGTTGATCTTTTGATCGGCGATCCTACAAAAGCAAATACAAAATTAAACTGGACCCCTAAATATGACCTGCCAATGTTGGTAAAGGAAATGATGGAAGTAGAATTAATGGGTCAAAAGAAAAATAACCCTTATTAA
- a CDS encoding glycosyltransferase family 4 protein, translated as MKIAINCWVLRNKQIDGIGYFTINTVSKLIKAHPEAHFQILCDKNFTEDYFDFENVSKHHIFPALRHPLLYIFYMECVLPFFLRKHKPDVFVSADSYLSLLSDCKQIPVIYDINFEHNPKGLTLRNRLYYRFFFKRFARKAKRIATISEFSKKDIADFYKIGLDKIDNVSCGINSNFSPLSENEIKEVRNKWSNGAPYFFFVGSMHPRKNISRLIQAFNRFKNNNQNEIKLVLAGSILWSKSEIEEVYINSPHKDDIVFTGRLSDEDLQKVLGAAFALTFVPIFEGFGLPIVEAMQSGVPVICSNTTSMPEVAGDATILVDPFDVGAITKAMETLSADSELRNQLIEKGHIQKQNFSWDKTAALLWESINAAV; from the coding sequence ATGAAAATAGCAATCAATTGCTGGGTATTGAGAAATAAACAAATAGATGGGATCGGATATTTTACTATAAACACTGTTTCAAAGCTTATCAAAGCCCATCCTGAAGCGCATTTTCAGATATTATGTGATAAGAATTTTACAGAAGACTACTTCGATTTTGAGAATGTATCTAAACACCATATTTTCCCAGCGTTGAGGCATCCTTTACTATATATATTCTACATGGAATGTGTTTTGCCCTTCTTTCTACGCAAACACAAACCTGATGTTTTTGTATCTGCCGATAGCTATTTGAGTTTACTCTCAGATTGTAAGCAAATACCTGTTATTTATGATATCAACTTTGAACACAACCCCAAGGGACTTACGCTAAGAAATAGACTTTACTACCGTTTTTTCTTTAAAAGATTTGCCCGTAAAGCGAAACGAATTGCTACTATTTCTGAATTCAGTAAAAAGGATATAGCCGATTTTTATAAGATCGGTCTGGATAAGATCGACAATGTATCCTGTGGGATCAACAGTAATTTTTCTCCACTTTCAGAAAATGAAATAAAAGAAGTAAGGAACAAATGGAGTAACGGGGCCCCGTATTTCTTTTTTGTAGGGTCTATGCATCCCAGAAAAAATATCAGCCGATTGATACAAGCGTTCAACAGGTTTAAAAATAATAATCAGAACGAGATCAAACTTGTGCTGGCAGGTTCAATTTTGTGGAGTAAATCAGAAATTGAAGAGGTATATATTAATAGCCCACACAAAGATGATATTGTTTTTACCGGCAGGTTAAGTGATGAGGATCTGCAAAAAGTATTAGGAGCCGCATTTGCATTGACGTTTGTACCAATATTTGAAGGCTTTGGTTTACCGATTGTAGAAGCGATGCAGAGTGGTGTTCCTGTCATCTGTTCAAATACAACCTCTATGCCCGAAGTGGCAGGTGATGCAACAATCTTAGTTGATCCATTTGATGTGGGAGCTATTACAAAAGCAATGGAAACCTTATCCGCCGATTCCGAATTGCGTAATCAGCTAATTGAAAAAGGGCATATACAAAAGCAAAATTTTTCATGGGATAAGACAGCTGCTTTATTATGGGAAAGTATTAATGCGGCAGTATAA
- a CDS encoding glycosyltransferase, which yields MPNVLSIIPYQFLPPKTGGQRCIAFFYRFFSKHTSVTCVGVKANDLSVATDYTILPLLANNKFRYINPLYFFVLKRLIQRNNITHIIIEHPYYGWLGLLLAAFTNAKLVVRSHNIEGLRFKEMRKWWWKILWQYEKYIHRNADINFFITDEDKQYGIEKFGLSVEKCITITYGFEMNTPPSIEAKTKAHTFLSTKHQIAADEKILLFNGVLDYPPNTQALRIITEVICPLLLKKNFSFKIIICGKSLPQDFNNFSDHENIIYTGFVDDINIYFAGADIFINPVIEGGGIKTKLVDALGSNLSSVSTQRGATGIPLSITGNKLKLVRDGDWEEFVNQIIATDTSELMPPPFYQHFYWGNIAQKALNTIS from the coding sequence ATGCCAAATGTTCTTAGCATAATTCCTTATCAATTTCTCCCTCCAAAAACAGGAGGCCAACGATGTATTGCATTTTTCTATCGGTTCTTCTCAAAGCACACCAGTGTAACTTGTGTAGGTGTTAAAGCAAATGATCTATCTGTTGCTACAGATTATACAATCTTGCCATTATTGGCAAATAATAAATTCAGATATATTAATCCGTTGTATTTTTTTGTTTTAAAAAGGCTGATTCAACGTAATAATATCACACATATTATTATTGAACACCCCTATTATGGATGGCTTGGCTTATTACTTGCGGCATTTACTAATGCCAAATTAGTAGTGCGTTCGCATAATATTGAGGGGCTTCGATTTAAGGAGATGAGAAAATGGTGGTGGAAAATTTTATGGCAATACGAAAAATATATTCATCGCAACGCTGATATTAACTTTTTCATTACTGATGAAGATAAGCAGTATGGTATAGAAAAATTTGGATTATCAGTCGAAAAATGCATAACAATTACATACGGCTTTGAAATGAACACCCCTCCTTCTATTGAAGCAAAAACTAAAGCCCACACATTCCTATCAACAAAACATCAAATTGCTGCTGATGAAAAAATACTGCTATTTAACGGCGTGCTTGATTACCCTCCCAATACTCAGGCATTAAGGATCATCACAGAGGTAATATGCCCATTACTGCTAAAGAAAAATTTTTCATTTAAAATAATTATCTGCGGAAAAAGTCTTCCACAAGATTTCAATAATTTTTCAGACCACGAAAACATTATATACACAGGCTTTGTAGACGATATCAATATTTATTTTGCAGGAGCAGATATTTTTATCAATCCCGTAATAGAAGGAGGCGGCATTAAAACTAAATTAGTAGATGCATTAGGTTCAAATCTTTCTTCAGTAAGTACACAACGAGGGGCTACCGGTATCCCTCTAAGCATTACAGGCAATAAATTAAAACTTGTTAGAGATGGTGATTGGGAAGAGTTTGTAAATCAAATAATTGCAACCGATACCTCTGAATTGATGCCACCCCCCTTTTATCAACATTTTTATTGGGGCAATATTGCACAAAAGGCTTTGAACACGATCAGCTAA
- a CDS encoding class I SAM-dependent methyltransferase — MNNIAEKKISFVKVSDELSDTINNKANELYLLLKNFDASTLPTDDFFKDYFANHHLGKRLIFSIKSSAHILYQSIKKTNKPIGSINIVDYGAGLGTLFMLGSLLNVKRLIYNDHLPEWKNNAAIICNSLNIPVTDYITGDIADVIHYADRTGFKFDIIASRNVIEHIYDLSAFYKQINTHNASAIVYSTTTANYQNPAAHLQHILIHKKTEKKYFIAQRREQIKKIKKDITEEQLDELVSITRGRALHDFTNAVNDYLQKKNIKEVPYLNSNTVDCTNGVWAEHLLAKSTYALIIQSAGFKMEYSAGFWDTNYKSPVANFLAGCLNLFIQLLGKKGYIISPFINVVAYN; from the coding sequence ATGAATAATATTGCAGAAAAGAAGATCAGTTTTGTAAAAGTATCAGATGAACTTTCCGATACAATTAATAATAAAGCCAATGAGCTTTATCTATTACTTAAAAATTTCGACGCTTCAACTCTGCCAACTGATGATTTTTTCAAAGATTATTTTGCCAATCATCATCTGGGCAAACGATTGATTTTTTCTATTAAAAGCAGTGCACATATTTTATATCAGTCTATAAAAAAAACAAACAAACCGATCGGATCAATAAATATTGTTGATTATGGGGCTGGTCTGGGCACTTTATTTATGCTGGGCAGCTTATTGAATGTAAAACGCTTAATTTACAACGATCATCTCCCTGAATGGAAAAACAATGCTGCTATCATCTGCAACAGCCTTAATATTCCGGTTACAGATTACATTACAGGCGATATAGCTGATGTTATACATTACGCAGATAGAACCGGATTTAAATTTGATATCATAGCATCAAGAAATGTAATTGAACATATATACGATCTATCTGCTTTTTACAAGCAAATAAATACGCATAATGCTTCGGCAATAGTTTACTCTACCACTACTGCCAATTATCAAAATCCGGCTGCTCACCTGCAACACATACTGATCCACAAAAAAACAGAGAAAAAATATTTTATTGCTCAACGAAGAGAACAAATCAAAAAGATAAAAAAAGATATTACTGAGGAGCAACTAGACGAATTGGTTAGCATTACAAGAGGGCGGGCTTTACATGATTTTACCAATGCAGTCAACGACTATTTACAGAAAAAAAACATCAAAGAAGTTCCTTATCTAAACAGTAATACAGTTGATTGTACCAACGGTGTATGGGCAGAACATTTATTAGCTAAAAGTACATATGCATTGATCATACAATCTGCCGGTTTTAAGATGGAGTATAGTGCAGGTTTTTGGGATACCAATTACAAGTCTCCTGTAGCAAACTTCCTGGCAGGATGTTTAAATTTATTTATACAACTATTAGGAAAGAAAGGATATATCATATCTCCATTTATAAATGTAGTAGCATACAACTAA
- a CDS encoding YfhO family protein, producing MKKIEFKIFVPHIVAILAFLLLSIVFTKPALEGKVVQQHDVQQVKAMQQQSFEFQKKYGHFPYWTNSMFGGMPAYQIMMAPKNVSTFYSVGLVDNILTLGLPKPVYFLFITCVCFYFLCIVIGVNPWLSILGGIAYGYCSYNPILISAGHDTKLLSMAYAPAVIGSMFLIFKKNYWLGASLLLISSTCLIRQSHQQIVYYTLIMAAIAALFSLIKIIKEKNYTHLAASIGICIAMPVIALLINAFIYFSAYDFTKESMRGGSALTNTKNGNKSKGGLDRDYAFSWSYGVGETLTFIVPNAYGGGSATSMPEESKVLELLQENQSLPQQMTQQLYQAASAYWGSKPSTSGPVYFGAIVCLLALFALFFGKSQHKWWLLSIIVIGTVLAWGKNFSSINYFLFDHLPFYNKFRTPEMAMVIPQLAVALLSVLFVNELISVTEKDKLNKLLKNCLIATGGVIAFLIGFYFIADFKNEATLELKKNLADAMQNANPEFVNNYINAIVKDRQALYSADMWRSIGFILAGIAAIFLYCKQIIKAPVLFAALILFTTIDLVSVDKRYLNDENFIEPVDYEQAYADYNADIQIKRDPGFFRVLNLAFRDGGGNFQTSIGNAFNDAIASYKHNNIGGYHPAKLGVFEDLKEKQIYKNIEAWGANPNAKDSFRVLNMLNMKYVIMPDQNNPKQTVAIQNPYALGNCWLVKEIKFVKTADEEMAALDNFDPSTTAIVNEQFKNAIPFSPVYDSSASIRLVENKNDDITYDFNSASNQFAVFSEMYYSRGWDAYIDGKKTEYCKVNYALRGLAIPAGKHTIKFSFNPEVVNLGEKLSNYFGWFSILFVLLSAFMIWKKNNNKKVA from the coding sequence ATGAAAAAGATAGAATTTAAAATATTTGTACCGCATATTGTTGCCATTCTTGCATTTTTATTACTGTCGATTGTATTTACAAAACCTGCATTAGAAGGCAAAGTTGTGCAACAACATGATGTGCAGCAAGTGAAGGCCATGCAGCAGCAGTCGTTTGAATTCCAAAAAAAGTATGGACATTTCCCTTATTGGACAAATAGTATGTTTGGAGGTATGCCGGCATACCAAATCATGATGGCTCCAAAAAATGTAAGTACATTCTATTCTGTTGGATTAGTTGACAATATTTTAACGCTGGGCTTACCTAAGCCGGTTTATTTTTTATTCATCACCTGTGTATGTTTTTATTTTTTATGTATAGTGATCGGTGTTAACCCATGGTTATCTATTTTAGGAGGTATTGCTTATGGATATTGTAGCTATAACCCTATTCTGATTAGTGCCGGCCATGACACAAAATTATTATCGATGGCCTATGCCCCGGCTGTAATAGGTTCAATGTTTTTGATCTTCAAGAAAAATTATTGGTTGGGAGCTTCGCTATTGCTGATATCTTCCACCTGTTTGATACGGCAAAGCCACCAGCAAATTGTTTATTATACATTGATAATGGCTGCAATAGCAGCACTGTTCAGCTTGATAAAGATCATCAAAGAAAAGAACTACACACATCTTGCTGCGTCAATAGGCATATGCATAGCCATGCCTGTTATTGCATTACTCATTAATGCATTCATTTATTTTTCTGCCTATGATTTTACTAAAGAAAGTATGAGAGGTGGCAGCGCCTTAACGAACACGAAAAACGGAAACAAAAGTAAAGGAGGCCTAGACAGAGACTATGCTTTCAGCTGGAGTTACGGAGTTGGTGAGACACTTACATTTATAGTTCCCAATGCATATGGCGGAGGCTCAGCAACTAGCATGCCTGAAGAGTCTAAAGTATTAGAGCTTCTACAGGAGAACCAAAGTTTGCCCCAGCAAATGACACAGCAATTATACCAGGCAGCATCTGCATATTGGGGGTCTAAACCATCCACTTCAGGGCCAGTTTATTTTGGTGCCATCGTATGCTTACTTGCACTCTTTGCATTGTTTTTTGGAAAAAGTCAGCACAAATGGTGGCTACTATCTATTATCGTCATTGGAACCGTGCTTGCATGGGGTAAAAATTTTTCTTCTATCAATTACTTTCTGTTCGACCACCTTCCGTTTTACAATAAATTCCGCACTCCGGAGATGGCAATGGTAATTCCTCAATTGGCTGTTGCATTATTATCAGTACTTTTTGTAAATGAATTAATAAGTGTTACCGAAAAGGACAAACTCAATAAGTTGCTTAAAAATTGTTTGATCGCAACAGGTGGTGTAATTGCCTTTTTAATAGGGTTTTATTTCATAGCTGATTTTAAAAATGAAGCAACCCTGGAGCTTAAAAAGAATCTAGCCGATGCCATGCAGAATGCTAATCCTGAGTTTGTAAATAATTACATCAATGCTATTGTTAAGGATAGACAAGCATTATACAGTGCCGATATGTGGCGTAGTATTGGTTTTATACTTGCAGGTATAGCTGCGATATTTTTATATTGTAAACAGATCATTAAAGCTCCGGTCTTATTTGCAGCATTAATTTTATTTACAACAATTGATCTGGTATCGGTAGATAAACGATACTTAAATGATGAGAATTTTATTGAACCGGTTGATTACGAACAAGCTTATGCTGATTATAATGCAGATATTCAGATAAAGAGAGATCCCGGATTTTTCCGAGTACTTAATCTTGCTTTCAGAGATGGAGGTGGAAATTTTCAAACATCGATTGGTAATGCATTCAATGATGCGATTGCTTCTTACAAACATAATAACATAGGAGGATACCACCCTGCAAAACTGGGCGTATTTGAAGACCTGAAAGAAAAACAAATTTATAAGAATATTGAAGCTTGGGGAGCCAACCCAAATGCTAAAGACAGCTTCCGTGTGTTGAATATGTTGAACATGAAATATGTTATAATGCCTGACCAGAATAATCCTAAACAAACAGTTGCCATACAAAATCCATATGCATTGGGCAATTGCTGGTTAGTGAAAGAAATTAAATTCGTTAAAACGGCTGATGAAGAAATGGCTGCTTTAGATAATTTTGATCCGTCGACCACAGCGATCGTAAATGAGCAATTTAAAAATGCTATTCCTTTCTCTCCAGTTTATGATTCTAGTGCAAGCATCAGATTAGTGGAAAATAAGAATGATGACATTACATATGATTTCAATAGTGCGTCTAACCAATTTGCCGTGTTTAGTGAAATGTACTATAGCAGAGGCTGGGATGCGTATATTGATGGCAAAAAAACGGAGTATTGCAAAGTGAATTATGCCTTGAGGGGGCTGGCTATACCGGCTGGTAAACATACTATCAAATTCTCCTTCAATCCTGAGGTGGTGAATTTGGGAGAAAAATTATCTAATTATTTTGGATGGTTCTCTATTCTGTTTGTACTACTAAGTGCATTTATGATATGGAAGAAGAACAACAATAAAAAAGTTGCCTAA
- a CDS encoding outer membrane beta-barrel family protein encodes MQYQFKNFLFLILLFSGTRSFAQFSGRGGGQNLNLGHFYGKILDASTSKPIDAASVQLLQTKFDTATKKKKEIIVAGMLTDKKGEFSLENLPVIAQYKLVISAIGFKPIEQKVQFEINKEAAKSGDYSSLLSGVDKDLGNIKLEIDAQQLQNVTVTSGKSLLTMSIDRKVYNVEKDISTAGGSAIDVMKNVPSVSVDLDGNLTMRNASPQIFVDGRPTTMTLEQIPADAISSVEIITNPSAKFDASGGGAGILNIVMKKNRKAGYNGNIRAGIDSRAKPNVGGDINIKQQKVNFFASGQFAMRKPISTNTTTRTDFLSDATAHLLQNNKPIGNGIFGFVRAGIDYLLDNRNTLTVSGNFSNGQFKGTDMLNVARDTVYTSSINSDFGNRSSNSKRVFKNYGSTVSFKHNFTKPNKNITADINYNYSKNNSTSDYATQYFYTDGNPKNQATYEQSKGGGINNFFTAQMDYEDPISKTMKIEAGARIALRSFSSYNDNYIRDNTSGNYFTVPLLNNEYEFKDRVIAAYTTFAHQIKKFSYQLGARIESSTYTGSLINKAQTFSNEFPFSIFPSAFLTYKINDQQDLQLNYSRKINRPNFFQLIPYIDFTDSLNLSKGNPDLIPEFTNLLELSYQNQLAKGHNILTSVYFKNTNNLITRYQYRDQNPNPDKLDSIIMTTFANANKSYTFGFELTSKNKITKWWDVTININVYNATIKAGNLVNGTDRAQTSWFGKLNNSFKLPKNFTAQLTTNYQAKTLLPQNSGGSGGMRNFGGGGGGFGQQLSPTALGYIDSWYEFDFSIKKEFMKNNAASVSLQVNDIFRTKLYKTHSESSYFIQDNTRRQDPQLVRLNFNWRFGKIDVNLFKRKNLKGDAENLQNIQNSSGQ; translated from the coding sequence ATGCAATATCAATTCAAAAACTTCCTGTTTCTCATTCTTTTATTTTCCGGCACAAGATCTTTTGCTCAGTTTTCAGGACGAGGCGGCGGACAGAATTTAAATCTGGGACATTTCTATGGCAAAATATTAGACGCAAGTACCTCCAAACCAATAGATGCGGCCTCTGTACAATTATTGCAAACAAAATTTGATACCGCAACAAAAAAGAAAAAAGAGATCATTGTTGCCGGTATGCTTACTGATAAAAAAGGTGAATTCAGTTTAGAAAACCTGCCGGTTATCGCTCAGTATAAATTAGTTATTTCTGCCATTGGTTTTAAACCCATCGAGCAAAAAGTTCAGTTTGAAATAAATAAAGAAGCCGCTAAATCCGGCGACTACAGCAGTTTACTCAGCGGAGTAGATAAAGATCTCGGAAATATTAAACTGGAGATCGATGCTCAGCAATTGCAAAATGTAACGGTCACTTCCGGAAAATCATTACTCACTATGAGTATCGATAGAAAAGTATATAATGTAGAGAAAGATATCAGCACTGCCGGAGGCTCAGCTATTGATGTAATGAAAAATGTACCAAGCGTAAGTGTAGATCTTGATGGCAATCTCACTATGCGTAACGCTTCTCCGCAAATATTTGTTGATGGCAGGCCTACTACCATGACCTTAGAACAAATCCCTGCAGATGCAATTTCTTCTGTAGAGATCATTACAAATCCTTCTGCAAAATTTGATGCTTCGGGAGGTGGTGCCGGTATATTAAATATTGTAATGAAGAAGAACCGCAAAGCCGGATATAACGGAAATATAAGAGCAGGTATTGACAGCAGGGCCAAACCTAATGTTGGAGGTGATATAAATATCAAACAGCAAAAGGTAAACTTTTTTGCAAGCGGACAGTTTGCAATGCGTAAGCCTATCAGTACCAACACTACTACCCGTACTGATTTTCTATCTGACGCTACGGCTCATTTATTGCAAAATAATAAACCCATCGGTAATGGTATTTTTGGTTTTGTTAGAGCCGGTATTGATTATCTGTTAGATAACAGAAACACACTTACAGTTAGTGGCAACTTTTCTAATGGACAATTTAAAGGAACCGACATGTTGAATGTTGCAAGAGATACAGTCTATACTTCAAGCATCAATAGTGATTTTGGGAACAGAAGCAGTAATTCTAAAAGAGTTTTTAAAAACTATGGCTCTACTGTTAGTTTTAAACACAATTTCACCAAGCCTAATAAAAATATAACAGCAGATATCAACTACAATTACAGTAAAAATAATAGCACCAGCGATTATGCTACGCAATATTTTTATACGGATGGCAACCCCAAAAACCAGGCTACTTATGAACAAAGTAAAGGTGGTGGTATCAACAATTTCTTTACGGCACAGATGGACTATGAAGATCCGATATCCAAAACAATGAAGATTGAAGCCGGCGCACGAATTGCGTTGAGAAGCTTCAGCAGTTACAATGATAATTATATCAGAGACAACACAAGTGGTAACTACTTTACCGTTCCGCTTTTAAATAATGAATATGAATTTAAGGACAGAGTGATTGCAGCTTACACAACATTTGCACACCAGATAAAGAAATTCAGCTATCAATTAGGCGCAAGAATAGAAAGCTCTACATATACAGGGAGCCTTATCAATAAAGCTCAAACCTTTTCAAATGAATTCCCGTTCAGCATTTTCCCAAGCGCATTTTTAACTTACAAAATAAATGATCAGCAGGATCTGCAATTAAATTATTCCAGAAAGATCAACCGTCCGAATTTCTTCCAGTTAATTCCTTATATAGATTTTACTGACTCATTAAATTTGAGCAAGGGTAATCCTGACCTGATCCCTGAGTTTACTAATTTATTGGAATTGTCTTACCAAAATCAATTAGCAAAAGGACACAATATATTAACTTCTGTATATTTCAAAAACACCAATAATCTTATAACCCGCTATCAATACAGAGACCAAAACCCCAATCCGGATAAGTTGGATAGTATTATCATGACAACTTTTGCCAATGCAAATAAGAGTTATACATTCGGATTTGAGCTTACCTCTAAAAATAAAATAACCAAATGGTGGGATGTTACGATCAATATCAACGTGTATAATGCCACCATCAAAGCCGGTAATCTGGTAAATGGTACAGACAGAGCCCAAACCAGCTGGTTTGGGAAACTGAACAATAGTTTTAAATTGCCTAAAAACTTTACCGCTCAATTAACCACTAATTATCAGGCAAAAACATTATTGCCACAAAATTCCGGAGGCAGTGGCGGTATGCGTAATTTTGGTGGCGGTGGTGGCGGATTCGGTCAGCAATTGTCCCCTACTGCTTTGGGATATATCGACTCCTGGTATGAATTTGATTTTTCCATAAAAAAAGAATTCATGAAAAACAATGCAGCGTCTGTTAGTTTACAGGTAAATGACATATTCAGGACCAAATTATATAAGACTCATTCGGAATCTTCTTATTTCATTCAGGATAACACCCGCAGACAAGATCCTCAGTTGGTAAGATTAAATTTCAACTGGCGTTTTGGTAAGATCGATGTCAATCTCTTTAAACGAAAAAATTTAAAAGGCGATGCAGAAAACCTCCAAAACATACAGAACTCAAGCGGACAATAA